DNA sequence from the Rhizobium lusitanum genome:
TTCGCGATCTTGCCGATCGCAAGATGCGCCTGGAACGTCAGATGGACGAGGCGAACCGTGAGCTTTCCGCTATCGATGAGAAGATGGCGGTTCTGCCGGACCCCGGCGAAAAGCGCGATATGGTCGAAACGGCCGAAGGCGTCGTTGCCGATGCCGAGGCGGCAATCCAGCTTGTCGAGACGGCTCTTGCCAAGGCCCGCGAGACCGAAGCTCTATCGCGCGCACCGGCCGATCAGGCCCGCTCGCGGCTGAATGCCTTGGAAACGGAAGCGCGCACGATCTCCAAAATGCTGGCAGCGGGCGCCGCCTCCGGCACCTTCGCGCCGGTTGCCGAAGAGCTGCGTGTCGATCGCGGCTTCGAGACCGCGATTGGCGCAGCGCTCGGTGATGATCTGGAATCACCACTGGATCCGCAGGCACCCGCGTACTGGTCGGACAATGGCAGCGGCACTGCCGATCCCGCCTTGCCGGAAGGCGTGAAGCCGCTGATTTCCCATGTCGGCGCGCCGGCTGCCTTGACGCGGCGTTTGCGCCAGATCGGGCTTGTCGCTGCCGGGGATGCCCTGCGCCTCATGCCGACATTGAAGCCGGGACAGCGGCTTGTGACCAAGGAAGGCGCCGTCTATCGCTGGGACGGCCATGTGACCGGCGCGGATGCGCCAAGTGCTGCCGCCTTACGGCTGGCGCAGAAAAACCGTCTTGCCGAGCTTGAGGCCGAAGCTGAACTCGCGCGCGATGTCCTGCTCGAAGCGGAAGAACGTCTGGCAGCGGCCGGCGAAACGATCCGGTCAGAAGAAGGCCGCCTTGCCGTCGCCCGCGATGCCAGCCGGCTTGCCGCCCGCCATCTCGCGGAGGCCCGCGAGACCCTGGTTGCGGCCGAACGTGCCTCCGGCGATCTGATCCGCCGCCGGGATGTTGTCACGGAGGCCGCCAGCCAGCTGCAGGCGCAGATGGAAGAGTTGACGGTGCAGGATGAAAATGCCCGCATCGAGCTGGAAGACGCGCCCGATCTGACGGCCATCGACCTCAAGCTGCGCGATCAGCAGGTAGAGGTTGCGACCGATCGCGGTGTACTGGCCGAGGCCCGCGCCCGTCATGAGGGATTGAACCGGGAAAACGAAGCCCGACAGCGCCGCATCCTGGCGATCCAGCAGGAGCGTGACGGTTGGCACCAGCGCGCCGCCAGCGCCGAGGAACATATCCAGACGCTGCGCGACCGCGAGGAAGAGGCGCGCGATGAAGCCGCCGAGCTTGACCTCGCCCCGGATGAATTTGACGACAAGCGCCGCGCGCTGATGAATGAGTTGCAAAAGGCCGAGGAAGCCCGTCGCGTCGCGGCCGACCGTTTGGCTGAGGCGGAAATCGTACAGCGCGACGCCGACCGGCAAGCCACGACGGCCCTGTCCGAACTGGCGGAAAGCCGCGAAAAGCGCGGGCGCGTCGAGGAACGACTGGTGTCGGCCCGCGAGCGCCGGCAGGAGAGCGAATTGCGTATCCGCCAGGCGCTCAATATCGAGCCGCACGAGGCGCTGCGGCTCAGCGGACTTGCCGTGATGCAGGATATTCCCGATCTGCGCGAAGTCGAGCGCGAGCTGGAGCGGCTGAAGATTGAGCGCGAGCGCCTGGGTGCCGTCAACCTGCGAGCCGAGGAAGAAAGCAAGGAGCTGACCGAACGGTTGCAGGCCTTGATCAAGGAGCGCGACGATGTCATCGACGCCATCCGTAAGCTGCGCGGCGCGATCCAGAGCCTCAACCGCGAGGGCCGGGAACGGCTGATCGCCGCTTTCGATATCGTCAATGTGCAATTTCAGCGGTTGTTCACCCACCTCTTCGGCGGTGGCACGGCCGAGCTGCAGCTGATTGAATCCGACGATCCGCTGGAAGCGGGCCTCGAAATCCTTGCCCGCCCGCCGGG
Encoded proteins:
- a CDS encoding chromosome segregation SMC family protein; protein product: MKFNRLRVVGFKSFVEPAEFVIERGLTGVVGPNGCGKSNLVEALRWVMGENSYKNMRASGMDDVIFSGSGNRPARNTAEVGLYLDNSDRTAPAAFNDSDEIQVTRRIEREQGSLYRINGKEARAKDVQLLFADASTGARSPSMVGQGRIGELIQAKPQARRQLLEEAAGISGLHSRRHEAELRLRAAEGNLERLDDVTSQLESQIESLKRQARQANRFKTLSADIRAREAMLLHIHWVQAKEAEAEADSGLNRATVLVAEKAQLQMEAAKAQGIASFKLPELREDEAKAAAALQRLQFARAQLEEDANRILRRRDELTRRLAQLGEDIRREERLVADNAAILAKLDGEEADIADILADSGRLAEETREAFEEAASKLADSERIFTALTAERAEAAAVRNQLERAIRDLADRKMRLERQMDEANRELSAIDEKMAVLPDPGEKRDMVETAEGVVADAEAAIQLVETALAKARETEALSRAPADQARSRLNALETEARTISKMLAAGAASGTFAPVAEELRVDRGFETAIGAALGDDLESPLDPQAPAYWSDNGSGTADPALPEGVKPLISHVGAPAALTRRLRQIGLVAAGDALRLMPTLKPGQRLVTKEGAVYRWDGHVTGADAPSAAALRLAQKNRLAELEAEAELARDVLLEAEERLAAAGETIRSEEGRLAVARDASRLAARHLAEARETLVAAERASGDLIRRRDVVTEAASQLQAQMEELTVQDENARIELEDAPDLTAIDLKLRDQQVEVATDRGVLAEARARHEGLNRENEARQRRILAIQQERDGWHQRAASAEEHIQTLRDREEEARDEAAELDLAPDEFDDKRRALMNELQKAEEARRVAADRLAEAEIVQRDADRQATTALSELAESREKRGRVEERLVSARERRQESELRIRQALNIEPHEALRLSGLAVMQDIPDLREVERELERLKIERERLGAVNLRAEEESKELTERLQALIKERDDVIDAIRKLRGAIQSLNREGRERLIAAFDIVNVQFQRLFTHLFGGGTAELQLIESDDPLEAGLEILARPPGKKPQTMTLLSGGEQALTAMALIFAVFLTNPAPICVLDEVDAPLDDHNVERYCNLMDEMSASTETRFVVITHNPITMARMDRLFGVTMAEQGVSQLVSVDLQTAERLREIA